One Paraburkholderia sp. HP33-1 genomic region harbors:
- a CDS encoding sterol desaturase family protein translates to MLASSPFPALLHHASLWLQGYALVLVMTGLGALLERRWPAALLQSRAGQRLNMAYAALYLALVEVTKPLTAAASVAIVNALGGGMVVLVSRGWGALASFVIVLLTIDFLEYAFHRLQHTWPILWKLHSLHHSAVDFNVTITLRHHWLEVLIKGSLLYPLVGVMFKVEPWIVGATSIVFMFGNYFAHLNLRVDLGRYVTWVINPQYHRLHHSIRAEHFNHNFTQLLPMWDHVFGTRWVPAKHEWPATGLDDGAQPRSLLGAFSWPLGQHARRDAAPARKPVAVLDKQAKQR, encoded by the coding sequence ATGTTAGCGTCGAGCCCGTTTCCCGCCTTGCTGCACCACGCGAGCCTGTGGCTACAAGGCTATGCGCTCGTGCTGGTCATGACGGGCCTCGGCGCATTGCTCGAGCGTCGCTGGCCGGCCGCGTTGTTGCAGTCGCGCGCGGGGCAGCGTTTGAACATGGCGTATGCGGCCCTATACCTGGCGCTCGTGGAGGTCACCAAGCCGCTTACAGCGGCCGCGAGCGTCGCGATCGTGAATGCGCTCGGCGGCGGGATGGTAGTGCTGGTATCACGCGGGTGGGGCGCGCTCGCTTCGTTCGTGATCGTGCTGCTGACGATCGATTTCCTCGAGTACGCGTTTCATCGGTTACAGCACACGTGGCCCATCCTGTGGAAGCTGCATTCGCTGCACCATAGCGCGGTGGATTTCAACGTGACGATTACGTTGCGGCATCACTGGCTGGAAGTGCTGATCAAGGGCTCCCTGCTGTACCCGCTCGTCGGCGTGATGTTCAAAGTCGAGCCGTGGATCGTCGGTGCGACCTCGATCGTGTTCATGTTCGGCAACTACTTCGCGCATCTGAATCTGCGCGTGGACCTCGGCCGCTACGTCACGTGGGTCATCAATCCGCAGTATCACCGTCTGCATCACTCGATTCGCGCCGAGCATTTCAATCACAACTTCACGCAGCTATTGCCGATGTGGGATCACGTATTCGGCACGCGCTGGGTGCCCGCCAAACACGAATGGCCCGCCACGGGTCTGGACGACGGCGCGCAACCGCGTTCGCTGCTCGGCGCGTTCAGTTGGCCGTTGGGGCAGCACGCGAGGCGCGATGCGGCGCCCGCCCGTAAGCCGGTTGCTGTTCTCGACAAGCAAGCGAAACAGCGCTGA
- a CDS encoding MFS transporter codes for MNSLIRERVATLAVFLANGFGIGAWAVEVPRIKESLALSDTSLGIALFCFALGAIVAMPLAGHLAPRVGSGRATALLGAAFAIALPLPAIAPGMLTLCVVLFALGASNGALDVSMNGHASAIETRWRAPIMSSFHAAWSAGGLLGAASGAMLQKAGVGVVGGLLAPDAFIAILIMFAASFALRDIGPRTAVASSGFAWPDSSVMKLAMLAFLCMLVEGAVADWSAVYLRSTLNQEASVAAIGYSAFAFSMAACRIAGDASVRRFGSSKVVALGGLIALAGLALVLSLPTVLTACVGFAMVGIGLANIVPVIFSAAGRSSATPAIGVSMAATFGYAGFLIGPPLIGFGAGVLGLRAALSVLVMATLTVSLLGGKAVRSAQLA; via the coding sequence TTGAACTCACTCATCAGAGAACGCGTCGCGACGCTTGCCGTCTTTCTCGCCAACGGTTTCGGCATCGGTGCATGGGCAGTCGAGGTGCCGCGTATCAAGGAAAGCCTGGCGCTCAGCGACACGTCGCTCGGCATTGCGCTGTTCTGTTTCGCGCTCGGCGCCATCGTCGCAATGCCGCTCGCGGGACATCTCGCGCCGCGCGTTGGCAGCGGCCGCGCCACCGCGCTGCTCGGCGCGGCATTTGCGATCGCACTGCCGTTACCCGCCATCGCGCCCGGCATGCTCACCTTGTGCGTGGTGCTGTTTGCGCTCGGCGCGTCGAACGGTGCGCTCGACGTGTCAATGAACGGGCACGCGAGTGCGATCGAAACGCGCTGGCGCGCGCCGATCATGTCGTCGTTTCATGCGGCGTGGAGCGCGGGCGGTCTGCTTGGCGCGGCGAGCGGCGCGATGTTGCAGAAGGCTGGCGTCGGCGTCGTGGGCGGTCTGCTCGCGCCCGATGCATTCATCGCAATCCTGATTATGTTCGCGGCGTCGTTTGCGTTGCGCGATATCGGTCCGCGCACGGCGGTTGCGTCGAGTGGCTTCGCATGGCCCGACAGCAGCGTGATGAAACTGGCGATGCTCGCCTTTCTGTGCATGCTCGTCGAAGGCGCGGTGGCCGACTGGAGCGCAGTGTACCTGCGCTCCACTTTGAACCAGGAAGCGAGCGTCGCCGCGATCGGCTACTCCGCGTTCGCGTTTTCGATGGCGGCCTGCCGGATCGCCGGCGATGCGTCGGTGCGACGCTTCGGTTCGAGCAAGGTCGTCGCGCTCGGCGGTCTGATCGCGCTCGCCGGACTCGCGCTCGTGCTGAGCCTGCCGACGGTGCTGACCGCGTGCGTCGGCTTCGCGATGGTCGGCATCGGTCTCGCGAATATCGTTCCGGTGATTTTCAGCGCGGCGGGCCGCTCGAGTGCCACGCCCGCGATCGGCGTATCGATGGCGGCCACGTTCGGCTATGCGGGCTTTCTGATTGGGCCGCCGCTGATCGGCTTCGGTGCCGGCGTGCTGGGCTTGCGCGCCGCGTTGAGCGTGCTCGTGATGGCTACCCTGACCGTGTCGCTGCTGGGCGGCAAAGCGGTGCGTAGCGCACAACTTGCGTAG
- a CDS encoding DeoR/GlpR family DNA-binding transcription regulator → MQRTREEAINGLLPEQREALILERLRTHGRVLAAELAAQLQTSEHTVRRHLRDLADQGHCKRVYGGALLTSPAGKPAALRMHEAVDRKARLAAAAVSIVRPKQIVLLDAGSTNVAIAAALPDNAGLTVVTNSPEACARLLERPGFDVILVGGRIARGAAGSLGATALLQIQQIRADLCFLGACAYDPEEGVAAFDAEDAELKRAMVKASGQIAIALTSEKLMTAAPFAVAPASAVDYLFVEADVPAARVASLQSACDNVMVARP, encoded by the coding sequence ATGCAGCGAACGCGGGAAGAAGCGATCAACGGGCTACTGCCCGAGCAGCGCGAGGCACTGATTCTGGAGCGGTTGCGCACGCATGGTCGCGTGCTCGCGGCCGAGCTTGCCGCCCAGTTGCAGACCTCGGAGCACACGGTGCGCCGCCATCTGCGCGATCTCGCAGATCAGGGCCACTGCAAACGCGTGTACGGTGGGGCCCTGCTGACATCACCCGCCGGCAAACCCGCGGCGCTGCGCATGCACGAAGCCGTCGATCGCAAGGCGCGCCTTGCCGCGGCGGCCGTATCGATCGTTCGTCCGAAGCAGATCGTGCTGCTTGACGCGGGCTCGACCAACGTCGCGATCGCGGCGGCGCTGCCCGACAACGCCGGGCTGACCGTCGTCACCAACTCGCCCGAGGCCTGCGCTCGCCTGCTGGAGCGGCCGGGATTCGACGTGATACTGGTCGGCGGCCGCATCGCGCGCGGCGCGGCCGGCTCGCTCGGCGCGACCGCGCTGCTGCAGATCCAGCAGATCCGCGCGGACCTCTGTTTTCTAGGCGCCTGCGCATACGATCCCGAAGAAGGTGTCGCCGCGTTCGACGCGGAGGATGCCGAACTAAAACGCGCGATGGTCAAGGCCAGCGGCCAGATCGCCATCGCGCTGACCTCTGAAAAGCTGATGACAGCGGCGCCGTTCGCGGTAGCACCTGCGTCGGCGGTCGATTATCTGTTCGTTGAAGCGGACGTGCCGGCCGCGCGCGTCGCGAGCCTTCAGAGCGCCTGCGATAACGTGATGGTGGCGCGCCCTTGA
- a CDS encoding tetratricopeptide repeat protein: MTLTLPPASSIADINQRAVSLCSAGQFADAFALVTPLLEDSTLPNDQRADALKIAGACSFALGRWADAEHFWRQCLYLKPDYADVYASLGALFRSLGRLPAAKSTYRQLVSLRPLDANARYQLGNVLYGLGHRAEAEAAYRQAVTIHPDHAEAHYNHGIVLRELQRPQEAEVAYRHALRGLHDHAEVHNNLGSVLMDLGRLAEADAAYREALTLKPQYPEALNNLGGVLKAMQRFAEAELACRLALAIRPDYAEAHLNLGAVLVDLDRVSEGEAAYREALVHRADYAQAYYNLGVALARQERFAEAEQAYRGAIRCQPGLAHAHNNLGCVLRVLERFPEALDAFRQALAVVPHLAEAHANIANALTQLRRFAEAESAYRKAIDLKSEYSEARFGLAVLLLSLGRFDEGWQLYECRYEQPNFIHRKTRELLGCPQWLGEPLAGKSVLLWQEDGLGDMLQFSRYIPLLKALGATHISVACAPALHRLIASMDGVDAMLEHKDALAQIAEYDCWASLLSAPVYLRTTVDSIPRPARLSVDPALVEQWRPALDSLPPGRRVGLVWKGNAKHHNDANRSIPSLAALASLWSVPGLSFVSLQKGQSEDEARNPPAAQPLLDLGARVSDFADSAAIVAQLDLVICVDTSIAHLAASLGKPCWVMLPERDVDWRWMHERDDSPWYPHTLRLFRREPGEDWASSVERVRQACVERFGGAL, translated from the coding sequence ATGACACTCACGCTGCCGCCTGCCTCTTCGATCGCCGACATCAACCAGAGGGCCGTGTCGTTATGTTCGGCCGGACAATTCGCCGACGCCTTTGCGCTCGTCACGCCGCTGCTCGAAGATTCCACCTTGCCCAATGATCAGCGGGCCGATGCCTTGAAGATCGCCGGCGCGTGTTCGTTCGCGCTGGGTCGGTGGGCGGACGCGGAGCACTTCTGGCGTCAGTGCCTGTATCTGAAGCCCGATTACGCGGACGTCTACGCGAGTCTCGGCGCACTCTTCAGGTCGCTCGGCCGCTTGCCGGCCGCGAAATCGACGTATCGGCAACTGGTGTCACTGCGCCCGCTCGACGCGAACGCGCGTTATCAACTCGGCAACGTGCTGTACGGGCTAGGCCACCGCGCCGAAGCGGAGGCGGCGTATCGGCAGGCGGTGACGATTCACCCCGATCACGCCGAAGCGCATTACAACCACGGCATCGTGCTGCGCGAACTGCAACGCCCGCAGGAAGCAGAAGTGGCTTATCGTCATGCGCTGCGTGGCTTGCATGACCACGCCGAAGTGCACAACAACCTCGGCAGCGTGCTGATGGATCTCGGGCGTCTCGCGGAAGCGGACGCCGCCTATCGGGAGGCGCTGACGCTGAAGCCGCAGTATCCGGAAGCGCTCAATAACCTCGGCGGTGTGCTCAAGGCGATGCAGCGATTCGCGGAAGCGGAGCTGGCCTGCCGGCTCGCGCTGGCTATCCGTCCCGACTACGCGGAAGCGCACCTCAATCTCGGCGCGGTGCTCGTCGATCTCGATCGGGTGAGCGAAGGGGAGGCGGCGTACCGGGAAGCGCTCGTGCATCGGGCGGATTACGCGCAGGCGTATTACAACCTCGGCGTGGCGCTAGCCAGGCAGGAGCGCTTTGCGGAAGCCGAGCAGGCTTACCGCGGCGCAATTCGCTGTCAGCCGGGGCTTGCCCATGCCCACAACAATCTCGGTTGCGTGCTGCGCGTGCTCGAGCGCTTTCCGGAAGCGCTCGACGCGTTTCGCCAGGCGCTCGCGGTGGTGCCGCATCTCGCCGAGGCGCATGCGAACATTGCCAATGCGCTGACGCAACTGAGGCGCTTTGCCGAGGCCGAAAGCGCGTATCGGAAAGCGATAGATTTGAAGTCCGAATATAGCGAGGCGCGTTTTGGTCTCGCCGTGTTGCTGCTCAGCCTCGGCCGCTTCGATGAGGGCTGGCAGCTTTACGAATGCCGCTATGAACAGCCCAATTTCATTCATCGAAAGACGCGGGAGCTGCTCGGTTGTCCTCAATGGTTGGGCGAGCCGCTCGCCGGCAAGTCCGTGCTGCTTTGGCAGGAGGACGGCCTCGGCGACATGCTGCAATTCAGCCGCTATATTCCGTTGCTGAAGGCGCTGGGGGCGACCCATATTTCGGTGGCGTGCGCACCGGCGTTGCATCGGCTGATCGCCAGCATGGACGGCGTCGATGCGATGCTCGAGCACAAAGACGCGCTCGCGCAGATCGCGGAGTACGACTGCTGGGCCAGTCTGCTGAGCGCGCCGGTCTATCTGCGCACGACAGTCGATTCGATTCCTCGCCCCGCGCGTTTGAGTGTCGATCCCGCGCTCGTCGAACAGTGGCGGCCCGCGCTCGACTCGCTGCCGCCCGGTCGCCGGGTCGGTCTGGTCTGGAAGGGCAACGCGAAACACCATAACGACGCGAATCGCTCGATACCATCGCTCGCGGCCCTCGCGTCGCTGTGGAGCGTGCCGGGCCTGAGCTTCGTGAGCTTGCAGAAAGGGCAAAGCGAGGACGAAGCGCGCAATCCGCCGGCCGCGCAGCCGCTGCTCGATCTCGGCGCGCGCGTGAGTGACTTCGCGGACAGTGCGGCGATCGTCGCGCAACTCGACCTGGTGATCTGCGTCGATACGTCGATCGCGCATCTTGCCGCGTCGCTCGGCAAGCCGTGCTGGGTGATGCTGCCTGAAAGAGACGTCGATTGGCGCTGGATGCACGAGCGCGACGACTCGCCGTGGTATCCGCACACGCTGCGTTTGTTCCGGCGCGAGCCGGGCGAGGATTGGGCAAGCTCGGTCGAGCGCGTGCGGCAGGCGTGCGTCGAGCGATTCGGCGGCGCGCTATGA
- a CDS encoding molybdopterin-dependent oxidoreductase — protein sequence MNKRQFLTSAAVLGAAAAPAFGAKREYAECARSPVVLTISGAIKHSNRGALDPAFDQLLAKHQVKFSQAYGIDLPLLASMKTVTIHPTIEYDSHLHTFSGPLLTDVLAHVGAPDAGDTQIVMHAVDGYAVMTTLDTVRAYRFIVATQMDGKPLSLGGVGPLWAIFDADQIPELAAKPLKDRFVLSPWGLYHMQITQAS from the coding sequence ATGAACAAACGCCAGTTCCTGACCAGTGCCGCTGTGCTGGGCGCGGCAGCCGCGCCCGCATTCGGCGCGAAACGCGAGTACGCCGAATGCGCGAGATCTCCAGTCGTCCTGACGATCTCCGGCGCGATCAAGCACAGCAATCGCGGTGCGCTCGATCCGGCTTTCGATCAGTTGCTGGCGAAACATCAGGTCAAGTTTTCGCAAGCGTATGGCATCGACCTGCCATTGCTCGCCAGCATGAAGACCGTGACGATCCATCCGACTATCGAATACGACTCGCATTTGCATACATTCAGCGGACCGCTGCTCACCGACGTGCTCGCGCATGTCGGCGCGCCCGACGCCGGCGACACCCAAATCGTCATGCATGCGGTCGATGGCTATGCGGTGATGACGACGCTCGATACCGTGCGCGCGTATCGCTTCATCGTCGCGACGCAGATGGACGGCAAGCCGCTGTCGCTCGGCGGCGTGGGGCCGTTATGGGCGATCTTCGACGCGGACCAGATTCCCGAGCTCGCGGCGAAGCCGCTGAAGGACCGCTTCGTATTGTCGCCGTGGGGCCTGTATCACATGCAGATCACGCAGGCGTCATAG
- a CDS encoding DUF1932 domain-containing protein, whose product MSCMSELTHIAFIGFGEAGGILGSALAAKGVQVSMFDLRRDALRDKARAANVRVADTLQSALDGAQLVVSAVTADADLEVAQAAARCIRPHQVYLDINSVSPVTKQHAQACIEAAGAQYVEAAVMAPVPPYGLAVPMLLGGTSAARIASQLNGLGFQARAVAEKIGVASAAKMCRSVMIKGIEALTVECLRAARHYDAESIVLESLAQTFGKMRGDAGVPGYLVSRVAEHGRRRAAEMREVSQTLREAGITPYMSDASARLQDSVVDAMEAGGIDYGTLSTPFDWRAFFDSLPDAGGTS is encoded by the coding sequence ATGTCATGCATGAGCGAACTCACGCACATCGCATTCATCGGCTTCGGCGAAGCAGGCGGGATACTCGGCTCGGCACTGGCCGCGAAGGGCGTGCAGGTGTCGATGTTCGACCTGCGCCGCGACGCATTGCGCGATAAGGCGCGCGCGGCAAATGTTCGCGTTGCCGATACGTTGCAAAGCGCGCTCGATGGTGCGCAACTCGTCGTGTCCGCGGTCACGGCCGATGCCGACCTCGAGGTCGCGCAGGCGGCCGCGCGCTGCATTCGGCCGCACCAGGTCTATCTCGACATCAACTCGGTGTCGCCGGTTACCAAGCAGCATGCGCAGGCCTGTATCGAAGCCGCGGGCGCGCAGTACGTCGAGGCGGCGGTGATGGCGCCGGTGCCGCCCTACGGTCTTGCGGTGCCGATGTTACTCGGCGGTACGAGCGCGGCACGTATCGCGTCGCAGCTCAACGGGCTCGGCTTCCAGGCGCGTGCGGTAGCGGAGAAGATCGGCGTCGCATCGGCGGCGAAAATGTGCCGCAGTGTGATGATCAAGGGTATCGAAGCGTTGACCGTCGAATGTCTGCGTGCCGCGCGGCATTACGATGCGGAGTCGATCGTGCTGGAATCGCTCGCGCAAACGTTCGGCAAGATGCGTGGTGATGCGGGCGTGCCCGGTTATCTGGTCAGCCGGGTCGCCGAGCATGGGCGACGGCGCGCCGCGGAAATGCGCGAAGTGTCGCAGACGCTGCGCGAAGCGGGCATCACGCCGTACATGAGTGACGCATCCGCGCGCTTGCAGGACAGCGTGGTCGATGCGATGGAGGCGGGCGGCATCGACTACGGCACCCTTTCCACGCCGTTCGACTGGCGCGCGTTTTTCGACAGCCTGCCGGACGCGGGCGGAACTAGTTGA
- a CDS encoding LysR family transcriptional regulator produces MSNDTLSAETTLAAAKAPLSVTSKDLLNLAQLRAFRLVADMGSATRAAAALFRAQSAVTRSVQELELALGVPLFDRGPSGMLPTPVGRAVLHRCERIFAELEELAQWCAARQTRRRPVAEGALPAYLLNTRRLQLFAALARHRHMPSAAKTFGISQPAVSTAIRVLESGSGLSLFHRSPRGILLTAEGETFLLHVRRALNELRHIPDDIAALHGKIQGAVTVGALPLGRTLILPKAIARMTSENPGVRVVTDESAYETLVAGLRAGDIDFILGALRENDATSGLKNERLMSEDMVVLVRRDHPLTHTRNLTIMGLRDAQWILPRSNAPARALFEAQFKRLKVKPPLPTVETADLAVIRGLLLGTDMAAALSAQQLHHEIQSGQLVVLDVPLHNTRRDIGLTMRAAGTPSPAARALIDAIRLSVVDVTRTVSIGAA; encoded by the coding sequence ATGAGCAACGACACCCTTTCCGCCGAAACCACCCTGGCAGCCGCGAAAGCTCCGTTGTCGGTGACCAGCAAGGACTTGCTCAATCTCGCGCAACTGCGCGCATTCCGGCTCGTCGCCGATATGGGCAGCGCGACGCGCGCGGCGGCCGCGCTGTTTCGCGCGCAGTCGGCGGTCACGCGCTCCGTGCAGGAGCTCGAGTTGGCGCTCGGCGTACCGCTGTTCGATCGCGGTCCTTCGGGCATGCTGCCGACGCCGGTCGGCCGCGCGGTGCTGCATCGCTGCGAGCGGATTTTCGCGGAACTCGAAGAGCTCGCGCAATGGTGCGCCGCGCGACAGACCCGTCGCCGGCCCGTCGCGGAAGGCGCATTGCCCGCCTATCTGCTCAACACGCGGCGGCTGCAACTGTTCGCGGCGCTCGCGCGGCATCGGCACATGCCAAGCGCGGCGAAAACCTTCGGCATTAGTCAGCCCGCGGTGAGCACCGCGATTCGCGTGCTCGAAAGCGGCTCGGGTCTGAGCCTGTTCCATCGCAGCCCGCGCGGCATTCTGCTGACGGCCGAGGGCGAGACGTTCCTGCTGCACGTACGCCGCGCGCTGAACGAACTGCGGCATATCCCCGACGATATCGCCGCTTTGCACGGCAAGATTCAGGGCGCGGTGACGGTCGGTGCATTGCCGCTCGGACGCACGCTGATTCTGCCGAAGGCGATCGCGCGGATGACCTCGGAGAATCCAGGCGTGCGCGTGGTCACCGACGAAAGCGCGTACGAAACGCTCGTGGCCGGTCTGCGCGCGGGCGACATCGACTTCATTCTCGGCGCGCTGCGCGAGAACGACGCGACGAGCGGCCTGAAAAACGAGCGGCTGATGTCGGAAGACATGGTCGTGCTGGTGCGCCGCGATCATCCGCTGACCCACACGCGCAATCTGACCATCATGGGTCTGCGCGACGCGCAGTGGATTCTGCCGCGCAGCAATGCGCCGGCGCGTGCGCTATTCGAAGCGCAATTCAAGCGGCTGAAGGTAAAGCCGCCGCTGCCGACCGTCGAGACCGCCGACCTCGCGGTGATTCGCGGCCTGCTGCTCGGCACCGACATGGCGGCGGCATTGTCGGCGCAGCAGTTGCATCACGAGATTCAATCCGGGCAACTGGTGGTGCTCGACGTACCGCTGCACAACACGCGGCGCGACATCGGCCTGACGATGCGCGCGGCGGGCACGCCATCCCCGGCCGCGCGCGCATTGATCGATGCGATCCGGCTGTCGGTCGTCGATGTGACGCGCACGGTCAGCATCGGCGCGGCATGA
- a CDS encoding GntR family transcriptional regulator produces MNETTQQAIVQALREKILSGELSPGQRLVEAQLAQWLGVSRTPLRYALSVLSSEGLLDRSGSRGYVVRRFSVRDILNAIDVRGVLEGLAARSVAESGVSPALAAALDDCLREGDEIFVHKHLQPGDDVRYAQMNGRFHALIVEAAQNQAVTAALSLNDKVPFVSPFTIAFDESARERQFMMLMYAHRQHHAIVDALKKGEGARVDALMKEHTQISKESLNLSLPSLHLIAGAA; encoded by the coding sequence ATGAACGAGACGACCCAGCAAGCGATTGTCCAGGCACTACGCGAAAAGATCCTGTCGGGCGAACTGTCGCCCGGGCAGCGGCTCGTCGAAGCGCAGCTCGCGCAATGGCTCGGCGTGTCACGCACCCCGCTGCGTTACGCGTTGAGCGTACTGTCGTCGGAAGGCCTGCTCGATCGTTCCGGTTCGCGCGGCTACGTCGTGCGCCGCTTCAGCGTGCGCGACATCCTCAACGCGATCGACGTGCGCGGCGTGCTCGAAGGACTCGCCGCCCGCTCTGTCGCCGAAAGCGGCGTGAGCCCCGCGCTTGCCGCCGCGCTCGACGACTGCCTGCGCGAAGGCGACGAGATCTTCGTGCACAAGCATCTGCAGCCCGGCGACGACGTGCGTTACGCGCAGATGAACGGGCGCTTCCACGCGCTGATCGTCGAAGCGGCGCAGAACCAGGCGGTCACGGCCGCGCTCAGTCTCAACGACAAGGTGCCATTCGTTTCACCATTCACGATCGCGTTCGACGAATCCGCGCGCGAGCGTCAATTCATGATGCTGATGTACGCGCATCGTCAGCATCATGCGATCGTCGACGCGCTGAAAAAAGGCGAAGGCGCGCGCGTCGATGCGTTGATGAAGGAGCACACGCAAATCTCGAAGGAAAGTCTGAATCTGTCGCTGCCGTCTTTGCACCTGATCGCGGGCGCGGCATGA
- a CDS encoding gallate dioxygenase, whose translation MARIIGGIGTSHVPTIGLAYDKGKQNEPAWAPLFKGYEPVAQWLAEQKPDVMVMFYNDHANSFFFDCYPTFALGVSPNHEFADEGAGKRPLPDIAGHPDLAIHIAEQLVNDEFDLTVFQDRPLDHGVNSPLSLMLPHQGGWPLSLVPLEVNVLQYPLPTANRCYRLGQALRRAIESFEQDLKVVVVGTGGLSHQVHGERSGFNNTEWDMEFLDLIVNDPERLAAMKHIDYVRLGGAESVETIMWLAMRGALGKKVRELHRNYYLATSTAMAVTIYEEEVA comes from the coding sequence ATGGCAAGGATCATTGGTGGTATCGGCACGTCCCATGTACCCACGATCGGGTTGGCGTACGACAAGGGCAAGCAGAACGAACCGGCATGGGCGCCGCTGTTCAAGGGCTATGAACCGGTGGCGCAGTGGCTGGCCGAGCAGAAGCCCGACGTGATGGTGATGTTCTACAACGACCACGCGAACAGCTTCTTCTTCGACTGCTATCCGACGTTCGCGCTCGGCGTGTCGCCCAACCACGAATTCGCCGATGAAGGCGCGGGCAAGCGTCCGCTGCCGGATATCGCCGGTCATCCGGATCTCGCGATCCATATCGCCGAGCAACTGGTCAACGACGAGTTCGATCTGACCGTCTTCCAGGACCGTCCGCTCGATCACGGCGTCAACTCACCGCTGTCGCTGATGCTGCCGCATCAGGGCGGCTGGCCGCTCTCGCTGGTGCCGCTCGAAGTGAACGTGCTGCAGTATCCGCTGCCGACCGCGAATCGCTGCTACCGGCTCGGCCAGGCGCTGCGTCGCGCGATCGAATCGTTCGAGCAGGATCTGAAGGTCGTGGTGGTCGGCACGGGTGGGCTCTCGCACCAGGTGCACGGCGAGCGCAGTGGTTTCAACAATACCGAATGGGACATGGAGTTCCTCGACCTGATCGTCAACGATCCGGAGCGCCTTGCCGCGATGAAGCACATCGACTACGTGCGCCTCGGCGGCGCGGAAAGCGTCGAGACGATCATGTGGCTCGCGATGCGCGGCGCGCTGGGCAAGAAGGTTCGCGAACTGCATCGCAACTACTATCTCGCGACCAGTACCGCAATGGCCGTGACGATCTACGAAGAAGAGGTGGCGTAA
- a CDS encoding protocatechuate 3,4-dioxygenase (extradiol catechol dioxygenase that catalyzes the oxidative cleavage of substituted catechols; part of the bacterial aromatic compound degradation pathway): MNPQLVGVEELTGTYPFDIRLSMKAMRLNRFFWQMREASARALWLENRTASYDAAGLTPEERTLVDNTDWIGMIRYGVCFFVLEKFARVVKITNLGMYASMRGETLEEFLKTRKVPEAV; the protein is encoded by the coding sequence ATGAATCCGCAACTGGTTGGCGTCGAAGAACTGACCGGCACATATCCGTTCGATATTCGCCTGAGCATGAAGGCGATGCGCCTTAACCGCTTTTTCTGGCAGATGCGCGAAGCATCGGCGCGTGCGCTGTGGCTCGAAAACCGCACCGCTTCTTACGATGCGGCCGGCCTCACGCCGGAAGAGCGCACGCTGGTCGACAACACGGACTGGATCGGCATGATCCGTTATGGGGTGTGTTTCTTCGTGCTGGAGAAGTTTGCGCGCGTGGTGAAGATCACGAATCTCGGCATGTACGCGAGCATGCGCGGCGAAACGCTCGAAGAGTTTCTGAAGACCCGGAAGGTGCCTGAGGCGGTTTAA
- a CDS encoding BON domain-containing protein, which translates to MAVFLWFIVNGCVAARWARQTARDARVPSAAGLRSGREPAIIQAIDGGTTLKSARTLSTFKNLYYSRSCFFHSLAGTGGRVRKDSASRIIGAIVAAVIGIGVATCANAQTGGGMPNDTSAQSQSIAAAPPRNRPDSEIARDVRRALSRAPNLHSTAIHVQARHGIVTLTGWVPQRAQVQRAGSVARSVRGVRRVNNHLNVRTRGASGH; encoded by the coding sequence ATGGCGGTCTTCCTCTGGTTCATCGTGAATGGATGCGTGGCGGCCCGATGGGCGCGGCAGACGGCGCGCGATGCGCGCGTGCCGTCTGCCGCGGGGCTCCGGTCCGGGCGCGAGCCCGCCATCATACAGGCTATTGATGGCGGCACTACGCTAAAGTCTGCCAGAACCCTATCGACATTCAAGAACCTGTACTACTCTCGATCGTGCTTTTTCCATAGTCTGGCAGGTACAGGAGGACGTGTGAGAAAAGACAGTGCGAGCAGAATCATCGGCGCAATTGTCGCGGCAGTGATCGGGATCGGTGTGGCGACCTGCGCGAATGCGCAAACCGGTGGCGGCATGCCGAACGATACCTCCGCGCAAAGTCAATCCATCGCGGCGGCGCCGCCTCGCAACAGACCAGATAGCGAGATCGCGCGCGACGTGCGGCGCGCACTTTCCCGCGCACCGAACCTGCATTCAACGGCGATTCACGTGCAGGCGCGCCACGGCATCGTGACGCTGACCGGTTGGGTGCCGCAGCGCGCCCAGGTGCAACGCGCCGGTAGTGTCGCCAGATCCGTGCGCGGAGTCAGACGGGTAAATAACCACCTGAATGTGCGCACGAGAGGTGCCAGCGGCCATTAG